The Litchfieldia alkalitelluris genome has a window encoding:
- a CDS encoding SGNH/GDSL hydrolase family protein: MKKLSLLFVFMLLFSTLFSSFAFANDNKEDKLKLVALGDSITYGSGLAEGSLPFPSLIGNGFFEVANKGVPGATSTDLKNGLGTAAADLQEADVVTITIGGNDLLRNPVIGELLSNPNPTISPEVIQQEVTSIVTTYTQNMQAIITGIRQQTTAPIVIYTIYNPLAPSDQEPAKSIHELGEQILAAMNNVITIGGAQAGLLVADAHGAFANNQATLLGSDLIHPNEAGHEVLAGLATQLLIDFIQPTEPPVEEEPGGEPGEEKPVLVALGDSITYGLFLEEDVSKPSTLAFPNLIGGGSHEVVNFGVPGLTSTQLLMGLQSNSGSLAVLANADLVTLNIGNNDLLQVAGISEAFINQTPIQLTEELQQQLTAASAQFGQNLQAIIATIRQQTEAPIVLFNIYNPFGASEDPFEQSLHLFGEQIVPLLNETIIHPVAAMPGLLVADAYTAFAGHQAEFITFDKIHPNALGHQALAAAADAALVGEPPVEEEPPAEEEPPAEEQPPVDEEPVDEDPVTEEPVEEDPVVEVPTDEEEDKTPIVVAPVKKDTTKKGNELPNTATASYNYLLLGAALLIAGASLKAWGRFSRFSVQRSN, encoded by the coding sequence TTGAAGAAGTTATCGTTGTTATTTGTCTTTATGTTGTTATTTAGTACTTTATTTTCGTCGTTTGCTTTTGCAAACGATAACAAAGAGGACAAGCTTAAGCTTGTTGCTTTAGGTGATTCGATTACGTATGGTAGTGGACTAGCAGAGGGGAGTCTGCCTTTTCCTAGTTTAATAGGAAATGGATTCTTTGAGGTGGCCAATAAGGGCGTACCTGGTGCAACTTCAACAGATTTAAAGAATGGGCTAGGAACGGCTGCTGCGGATTTACAAGAAGCAGATGTTGTTACGATTACCATTGGTGGAAATGATCTATTAAGAAACCCTGTAATTGGAGAACTTTTGAGCAATCCAAATCCAACGATTTCACCTGAAGTTATCCAGCAGGAAGTCACTTCAATTGTGACGACATATACTCAAAACATGCAAGCCATTATTACTGGTATTCGTCAACAAACGACGGCACCAATTGTTATTTATACAATTTATAATCCGCTAGCTCCGAGTGATCAGGAGCCAGCAAAATCGATTCATGAACTTGGTGAGCAAATTTTAGCAGCAATGAATAATGTTATCACTATTGGTGGTGCTCAAGCTGGTCTATTAGTTGCAGATGCTCATGGTGCATTTGCTAACAATCAGGCTACATTGCTCGGGAGTGATCTGATTCATCCGAATGAAGCGGGTCATGAAGTATTAGCAGGATTAGCGACTCAATTATTAATCGATTTCATTCAACCAACTGAACCACCAGTAGAAGAAGAGCCAGGGGGTGAACCAGGTGAGGAAAAACCAGTTCTAGTGGCACTTGGAGATTCGATTACGTACGGTCTTTTTCTTGAAGAAGATGTGAGCAAGCCTTCAACACTAGCATTTCCTAACCTTATTGGTGGAGGAAGCCATGAGGTTGTCAATTTCGGTGTACCAGGATTAACTTCTACGCAATTATTAATGGGGTTACAATCAAATTCTGGGAGTCTAGCAGTACTTGCAAATGCTGATTTAGTGACGTTGAATATTGGAAACAATGATCTTTTACAAGTAGCTGGAATCTCTGAAGCCTTTATAAATCAAACTCCGATTCAACTAACGGAGGAGCTTCAACAACAATTAACAGCTGCCTCAGCACAATTTGGGCAGAATTTACAAGCGATTATTGCAACAATCCGTCAGCAAACGGAAGCGCCGATTGTCTTATTTAATATCTATAACCCATTTGGAGCAAGTGAAGATCCATTTGAACAATCATTGCACCTGTTTGGTGAACAAATTGTTCCACTTTTAAACGAAACTATCATTCACCCAGTTGCTGCAATGCCTGGCTTATTAGTAGCTGATGCCTACACAGCGTTTGCTGGTCATCAAGCTGAATTTATTACATTTGATAAAATTCATCCAAATGCGCTAGGTCATCAAGCTTTAGCTGCAGCTGCTGATGCTGCATTAGTTGGCGAACCGCCGGTTGAAGAGGAGCCACCAGCCGAGGAAGAACCACCTGCTGAAGAGCAGCCACCGGTTGACGAAGAACCAGTTGACGAGGATCCAGTGACTGAAGAACCTGTAGAGGAAGATCCTGTCGTGGAAGTACCAACTGATGAAGAGGAAGATAAAACGCCAATCGTTGTAGCTCCTGTTAAAAAAGATACAACTAAAAAAGGAAATGAACTTCCAAACACCGCAACAGCAAGCTATAACTACCTATTACTAGGCGCAGCTCTCTTAATCGCTGGAGCCAGCCTAAAAGCATGGGGGCGGTTCTCACGCTTCTCTGTTCAACGAAGCAATTAA